One region of Termitidicoccus mucosus genomic DNA includes:
- the phoU gene encoding phosphate signaling complex protein PhoU produces MKRFFDTELETFRSQLVLMGEKAIEHVRLALRALTESDAVLAQNVISADDEIDQLEIAIDDEAVRYMNLRAPIATDLRLVIVGMKASHDLERVGDEATGIAKRAIRLAAEPPLKPYVDIPRMSSIALEMLRDALDCFLEADNQVKALSVIRRDPEVDQLNKQLYRELSSFMIERPDTISRALELMFISKSLERIADHATNIAEEMVYLAQARDIRHAPELKKT; encoded by the coding sequence ATGAAACGCTTCTTCGACACCGAGCTCGAAACCTTCCGCTCCCAGCTTGTCCTCATGGGCGAGAAGGCCATTGAGCACGTCCGTCTCGCGCTCCGCGCGCTCACCGAGTCTGACGCCGTCCTGGCGCAAAACGTCATCTCCGCCGACGACGAGATCGACCAGCTCGAAATCGCGATCGACGACGAGGCCGTGCGCTACATGAACCTCCGCGCGCCCATCGCCACCGACCTGCGCCTCGTCATCGTCGGCATGAAGGCCTCGCACGACCTCGAACGCGTCGGTGACGAGGCCACCGGCATCGCGAAGCGCGCCATCCGCCTCGCCGCCGAGCCCCCGCTCAAGCCCTATGTCGATATCCCCCGCATGTCATCCATCGCGCTCGAAATGCTCCGCGACGCGCTCGACTGCTTCCTCGAGGCCGACAACCAGGTCAAGGCGCTCTCCGTCATCCGCCGGGACCCCGAAGTCGATCAACTCAACAAGCAACTCTACCGCGAGCTGAGCAGTTTCATGATCGAGCGCCCCGATACCATCAGCCGCGCGCTGGAACTGATGTTCATTTCCAAGTCCCTCGAACGCATCGCCGACCACGCGACGAACATCGCCGAGGAAATGGTCTACCTGGCCCAGGCCCGCGACATCCGCCACGCCCCGGAATTGAAGAAAACGTAA
- the purN gene encoding phosphoribosylglycinamide formyltransferase translates to MRIVILGSGRGSNAAAILEAAGQNRLGRARVVQIFSDKPGAGILALGPRFGVPAAHLDPGPFKTKFDEAGETRYIESIRTLDPGLVVLAGFMRILKPRFIDAFSRKIINLHPSLLPSFPGLDGIGQAWRRGVKITGCTVHYVTAEVDGGPIIDQSAVRIEESDTLETLEQKIHSAEHALLPSVIARLSAPPSQ, encoded by the coding sequence ATGCGCATCGTCATCCTAGGTTCCGGACGCGGCAGCAATGCCGCCGCCATCCTCGAAGCCGCCGGTCAGAATCGTCTGGGCCGGGCTCGTGTCGTCCAGATTTTTTCCGACAAACCCGGTGCCGGCATCCTCGCGCTCGGCCCGCGCTTTGGCGTGCCTGCGGCCCACCTCGACCCCGGTCCATTCAAGACCAAATTCGACGAAGCCGGCGAGACCCGCTACATCGAATCCATTCGCACCCTCGATCCCGGCCTCGTCGTCCTCGCCGGCTTCATGCGCATCCTCAAGCCCCGGTTCATCGACGCCTTTTCCCGCAAGATCATCAATCTCCACCCCAGCCTCCTGCCCAGCTTCCCCGGCCTCGACGGGATCGGCCAGGCCTGGCGGCGCGGCGTGAAAATCACCGGCTGCACCGTCCACTACGTCACCGCCGAGGTGGACGGAGGCCCCATCATCGACCAGTCCGCCGTTCGTATCGAAGAATCGGATACACTGGAAACGCTCGAACAGAAAATCCACTCCGCCGAGCACGCCCTCCTTCCCTCCGTCATCGCGCGGCTGAGCGCCCCCCCCTCGCAATAA
- the creB gene encoding two-component system response regulator CreB, whose protein sequence is MSPILIVEDEPAIADTLIYALRTEGFEPVWRGTGREALAALDARLFALVILDVGLPDANGFELCKTIRARSSTPVLFLTARSDEIDRIVGLEIGGDDYVTKPFSPREVSARVKAILRRAKPRAAGDAHGSPAAVAAPPASAPPPVFEHDGDRCEIRFHGARLDLTRYEYRLLKALLSHPGRVFSRDELMTRAWEDPGASLDRTVDAHIKTLRSKLRASSSGADPIQTHRGLGYSLREI, encoded by the coding sequence ATGTCCCCCATCCTCATCGTCGAAGACGAGCCCGCCATCGCCGACACGCTCATTTACGCCCTCCGCACCGAGGGCTTCGAGCCGGTTTGGCGCGGCACGGGGCGCGAGGCGCTTGCCGCGCTCGATGCGCGCCTCTTCGCGCTCGTCATCCTCGACGTGGGCCTGCCCGACGCCAACGGCTTCGAACTCTGCAAGACCATCCGCGCCCGTTCGTCCACCCCCGTGCTTTTCCTGACGGCGCGCAGCGACGAAATCGACCGCATCGTCGGACTCGAGATCGGCGGTGACGACTATGTCACCAAGCCCTTCAGCCCCCGCGAGGTCAGCGCCCGGGTGAAGGCAATCCTGCGCCGCGCGAAACCCCGTGCCGCCGGGGACGCGCACGGAAGTCCCGCCGCCGTCGCCGCGCCTCCCGCCTCCGCGCCTCCGCCGGTTTTCGAACACGACGGCGACCGTTGCGAAATCCGCTTCCACGGTGCGCGCCTCGACCTCACGCGCTACGAATACCGCCTCCTGAAAGCACTCCTCTCCCACCCCGGGCGAGTCTTCTCGCGCGACGAACTCATGACCCGCGCCTGGGAGGACCCCGGCGCGAGTCTCGACCGCACGGTGGATGCGCACATCAAGACCCTCCGCTCCAAACTCCGCGCCTCCTCCTCCGGCGCCGACCCGATCCAGACTCATCGCGGCCTGGGCTACTCGCTGCGGGAAATATAA
- the creC gene encoding two-component system sensor histidine kinase CreC, which produces MTIRTRILLVYLLIVGGGFYYLLQRSLDGLAPRYLESMEESLADTVNILASAIEGVTDSDVIDPARLQSLFDGAYDRRFEALIYTMTKTRVDLRVYVTDAAGRVIYDSAGRDTGADFSTWLDVSKTLRGEYGARATHERRGDPSSFVIYIAAPVKSRADPARAIGVVSVGKPTASINALVEAARKRMFVAGLIGGGLILAVGIAFSIWITTPVTRLTAYARAVRDGRPASLPRLAGREVGELRQAFEEMRAALEGKTYVERYVQTLTHEIKSPLSAIRGAAEILAENPPPDAHDRFVGNIRTETARVQRIVDQLLQLAALESRKARAESAHIDLAAIARECAAAAEPAAQARGIALSLDAAPAPLRGDKNLLAQALSNLLQNAIEFTPAGGRIAFTVAPDPQTREVFARVEDTGPGIPDYAAGRLFDRFYSLPRPGSGAKSTGLGLSLVREIAHLHSGEIAVANRPDGIPGTRAELRLPRRAV; this is translated from the coding sequence ATGACTATCCGCACCCGCATTCTCCTCGTTTACCTGCTGATTGTCGGAGGCGGTTTTTATTATCTCCTCCAGCGCAGCCTCGACGGGCTCGCCCCGCGCTACCTTGAGTCGATGGAGGAATCGCTCGCGGACACCGTCAACATCCTCGCCTCCGCCATCGAAGGCGTCACCGACTCCGATGTCATCGACCCGGCGCGGCTCCAGTCCCTGTTCGACGGGGCCTACGACCGCCGCTTCGAGGCGCTCATCTACACGATGACCAAGACCCGCGTGGACCTCCGCGTCTATGTCACCGACGCCGCCGGACGCGTCATCTACGATTCCGCCGGACGCGACACCGGCGCGGATTTTTCCACCTGGCTCGACGTCTCCAAGACGCTCCGCGGCGAATACGGCGCGCGCGCCACCCACGAGCGTCGCGGCGACCCGTCTTCATTCGTCATCTACATCGCCGCGCCGGTGAAATCCCGCGCCGATCCCGCCCGCGCCATCGGCGTCGTCTCCGTCGGCAAACCCACGGCCAGCATCAATGCCCTCGTCGAGGCCGCGCGCAAACGCATGTTTGTCGCCGGGCTCATCGGCGGCGGGCTGATCCTCGCCGTCGGCATCGCCTTCTCCATCTGGATCACGACGCCCGTCACGCGCCTCACCGCCTACGCCCGCGCCGTGCGCGACGGGCGCCCCGCCTCGCTCCCGCGCCTCGCCGGGCGCGAAGTCGGCGAGCTTCGCCAAGCCTTTGAGGAAATGCGCGCCGCGCTCGAGGGCAAAACCTACGTCGAGCGCTACGTGCAGACCCTCACCCACGAGATCAAATCCCCGCTCTCCGCCATCCGCGGCGCCGCCGAGATCCTCGCGGAAAATCCCCCGCCCGACGCGCACGACCGCTTCGTCGGCAACATCCGCACCGAGACCGCCCGCGTCCAGCGCATCGTCGACCAGCTCCTCCAGCTCGCCGCGCTCGAATCGCGCAAGGCCCGCGCCGAATCCGCGCACATCGACCTCGCCGCCATCGCCCGCGAGTGCGCCGCCGCCGCGGAGCCAGCCGCGCAAGCCCGCGGCATCGCGCTCTCGCTCGACGCCGCGCCCGCGCCGCTGCGCGGCGACAAAAACCTCCTCGCCCAGGCGCTTTCCAATCTCCTGCAAAACGCGATCGAGTTCACGCCCGCCGGCGGCCGCATCGCTTTCACCGTCGCGCCCGACCCGCAAACCCGCGAGGTCTTCGCGCGCGTCGAGGACACCGGTCCCGGCATTCCCGATTATGCCGCCGGACGCCTCTTCGATCGTTTCTATTCGCTGCCGCGTCCCGGCAGCGGCGCGAAAAGCACCGGGCTCGGGCTCAGCCTTGTCCGCGAGATCGCACATCTGCACAGCGGCGAAATCGCCGTCGCCAACCGTCCCGACGGCATACCCGGCACCCGCGCCGAACTGCGCCTGCCGCGCCGCGCCGTCTGA
- the ndk gene encoding nucleoside-diphosphate kinase — protein MQRTLIIFKPDCMEKKLVGTVLDRFERADFTILGIKMIRLTPELLREHYAHVADRPFYPNLEHFMNSRPVIVMALEGKGAIGRVREMLGPTDATKAPKGTIRGDFGTGSTVNVVHASDSVENGRIEIARFFKPEEIFG, from the coding sequence ATGCAAAGAACGCTGATTATTTTCAAACCTGACTGCATGGAGAAGAAGCTCGTGGGCACGGTGCTCGATCGTTTCGAGCGCGCGGATTTCACCATTCTCGGCATCAAGATGATACGGCTCACGCCGGAGTTGTTGCGCGAGCATTACGCGCACGTGGCGGACAGGCCGTTTTATCCGAACCTGGAGCATTTCATGAACTCGCGCCCGGTCATCGTGATGGCGCTTGAGGGCAAAGGCGCGATTGGCCGCGTGCGCGAGATGCTCGGGCCGACCGATGCGACGAAGGCCCCGAAGGGCACGATTCGCGGCGATTTCGGCACCGGATCGACGGTGAATGTCGTGCATGCGTCGGACAGCGTCGAGAACGGCAGGATCGAGATCGCGCGTTTCTTCAAGCCCGAGGAAATCTTTGGCTGA
- the cysK gene encoding cysteine synthase A translates to MSTTPLFPNIVATIGNTPLVKLNRIATGIPANVYLKAEFFNPLASVKDRIGRAMIEAAERDGMLKPGSVVIEPTSGNTGIALAFVCSQRGYKLILTMPETMSIERRVLLRMLGAEIVLTPGAEGMPGAIRRAGELMAQYGARAFMPQQFENPANPEVHRRTTAEEIWSALEGKVDAFVAGVGTGGTITGVAEVIKSRHPMKAFAVEPAASPVLSGGKPGRHKIQGIGAGFVPKNCNTAIIDEVVTVTDDDAFETARQLALQEGILGGISTGANVWAALRVASRPEFAGKNIVTVGCSFGERYLSTALAEKARQEVTI, encoded by the coding sequence ATGTCCACCACACCGCTTTTCCCGAACATTGTCGCCACCATCGGCAACACGCCGCTCGTCAAACTCAACCGCATCGCGACGGGCATTCCGGCCAATGTTTATCTGAAGGCGGAATTTTTCAACCCGCTGGCGAGCGTGAAGGACCGCATCGGGCGCGCGATGATCGAGGCGGCGGAGCGCGACGGCATGCTCAAGCCGGGCTCGGTCGTGATCGAGCCCACGTCGGGCAACACCGGCATCGCGCTCGCCTTCGTGTGTTCGCAACGCGGATACAAACTCATCCTCACCATGCCCGAGACGATGTCCATCGAGCGGCGCGTGCTGCTGCGCATGCTTGGCGCGGAAATCGTGCTCACGCCGGGCGCGGAGGGCATGCCCGGCGCCATTCGCCGCGCGGGCGAGCTCATGGCGCAATATGGCGCGCGGGCGTTCATGCCGCAGCAATTTGAAAATCCGGCCAATCCCGAGGTGCACCGCCGCACGACGGCGGAAGAAATCTGGAGCGCGCTCGAGGGCAAAGTGGACGCCTTTGTTGCGGGCGTGGGCACCGGCGGCACGATTACGGGCGTGGCGGAGGTCATCAAGTCGCGCCATCCGATGAAGGCCTTCGCGGTGGAGCCGGCGGCGAGCCCGGTGCTGTCCGGCGGCAAGCCCGGACGCCACAAGATCCAGGGCATCGGCGCGGGTTTCGTCCCGAAGAACTGCAACACGGCGATCATCGACGAAGTGGTGACCGTGACGGACGACGACGCTTTTGAGACGGCCCGGCAGCTCGCGTTGCAGGAAGGCATTCTCGGCGGCATCTCCACCGGGGCGAATGTGTGGGCCGCGCTGCGCGTGGCGAGCCGCCCGGAGTTTGCCGGGAAAAACATCGTCACGGTCGGATGCAGTTTCGGCGAACGCTACCTGAGCACCGCGCTGGCCGAGAAGGCGCGCCAGGAAGTGACGATTTGA